The following coding sequences lie in one Palaeococcus ferrophilus DSM 13482 genomic window:
- a CDS encoding DMT family transporter: protein MSRKHAVLAVALWSTVASAFKLSLRYLTPLGLLFYASLTSLLLFGILYAREFSPRRENLRSAYLGLINPLTYYAVLFSAYDRLPAQEAQALNYTWPLMLVLLSIPLLGKRARPKTIFGLFLGFLGAIVVATKGDLTGLGFSDPLGVVLGLGSAVIWASYWLLNLRDDRPLVEKMFWNFLFGFAYLSMVLLLSGGFVVPPFEGLVGAVYVGLFEMGVTFILWYKAVESDMTFASGIAYLVPFMSLLFISLLVGERIAPATVLGLTMIVGGILLGRGA, encoded by the coding sequence ATGTCCCGAAAGCACGCCGTCCTCGCCGTTGCCCTCTGGTCAACGGTAGCATCTGCTTTCAAGCTCTCGCTTAGGTATCTCACTCCCCTCGGGCTCCTCTTCTACGCGTCCCTGACTTCGCTGCTCCTCTTTGGGATTCTTTACGCCCGCGAGTTCTCCCCCCGGAGGGAGAACCTCCGCTCGGCATACCTCGGCCTCATAAACCCCCTAACGTACTACGCCGTCCTCTTCTCGGCCTACGATAGGCTGCCCGCTCAGGAGGCTCAAGCTTTAAACTACACCTGGCCCCTAATGCTCGTCCTCCTCTCCATCCCGCTCCTCGGGAAGAGGGCGCGTCCAAAAACTATCTTTGGCCTGTTTTTAGGGTTCCTTGGAGCGATAGTCGTGGCCACGAAGGGAGACCTCACCGGGCTGGGCTTCTCCGACCCCCTCGGCGTTGTCCTCGGTCTTGGAAGTGCGGTGATATGGGCCTCCTACTGGCTCCTGAACCTAAGGGATGATAGGCCCCTCGTTGAGAAGATGTTCTGGAACTTCCTCTTTGGCTTCGCCTACCTCTCGATGGTCCTCCTCCTCTCGGGCGGCTTTGTAGTTCCCCCGTTTGAAGGCCTGGTGGGGGCCGTTTACGTCGGCCTCTTCGAGATGGGGGTTACCTTCATCCTCTGGTATAAAGCAGTTGAAAGCGATATGACCTTCGCCTCGGGCATAGCTTACCTCGTGCCCTTCATGAGCCTCCTCTTTATCTCCCTGCTTGTGGGCGAGAGGATAGCGCCGGCGACCGTTCTGGGGCTGACGATGATTGTGGGGGGAATCCTCCTCGGCAGGGGTGCTTAG
- a CDS encoding class I SAM-dependent methyltransferase, whose product MSFREKYAKLARYYDLLERPLDRFFCPLRERAISFVEGPRVLEVGVGVGKTLKYYPRGVELHAVDAVPEALKIAEGKAKKLGLKAHFQVMEAEGLEFPDGYFDTVVSSFVFCTVPEPRKAMEEIRRVLKQGGRAVFLEHTRSDSSLVDWLFLRPMKLILKPLLDDDPLRETHRLVREYFNVEHEESYYRGVVRLIVARKV is encoded by the coding sequence ATGTCCTTCAGGGAGAAGTACGCGAAGCTCGCCAGATACTACGACCTCCTGGAGAGGCCGCTCGACAGGTTCTTCTGTCCGCTGAGGGAGAGGGCCATTTCCTTCGTTGAGGGGCCGAGGGTTCTTGAGGTAGGCGTTGGAGTAGGCAAGACCCTCAAATACTACCCAAGGGGCGTAGAGCTCCACGCAGTTGATGCCGTCCCTGAGGCCCTGAAGATAGCGGAGGGGAAGGCGAAGAAGCTCGGTCTAAAGGCCCACTTTCAAGTCATGGAGGCCGAGGGACTGGAGTTCCCGGATGGTTACTTCGACACCGTCGTTTCATCATTCGTCTTCTGCACCGTGCCCGAGCCGAGGAAGGCGATGGAGGAGATTAGGAGGGTTCTTAAACAGGGGGGCAGGGCGGTCTTCCTCGAGCACACGAGGAGCGATTCGAGTCTTGTGGACTGGCTCTTTCTCCGGCCCATGAAGCTCATTCTAAAGCCCCTCCTCGACGACGACCCCCTCAGGGAGACCCACAGACTGGTGAGGGAGTACTTCAATGTTGAGCACGAGGAGAGCTACTACCGCGGTGTGGTGCGGCTCATCGTGGCGCGGAAGGTCTAA